The Sesamum indicum cultivar Zhongzhi No. 13 linkage group LG1, S_indicum_v1.0, whole genome shotgun sequence genome includes a window with the following:
- the LOC105156996 gene encoding geraniol 8-hydroxylase-like has protein sequence MIEPVNEARQARQPLDVGRLGFDTKLNFLSNMMFSSNMFNMNLNPKMEVKELIGDLIEFVGKHNVANYLPFLKPFDPQGIRRGLMLLYERLWKLLDVIIEQRIKHMAYGVDRYGDSLDVLLDHTKENGPLELNYQSISVLLMDVQHAKKVASLATRVSTRKVGLFLSIRSENHAMQEHKESRATTPIPKEVLAARRVSSKLILM, from the exons ATGATCGAACCGGTCAATGAGGCCCGTCAAGCTCGACAACCCCTTGATGTTGGGAGGTTAGGTTTCGACACCAAGTTGAACTTTCTATCAAACATGATGTTTTCCAGCAACATGTTTAATATGAACTTGAATCCGAAGATGGAAGTAAAGGAGCTAATCGGTGATCTGATTGAGTTTGTGGGCAAGCATAATGTTGCTAATTATTTGCCTTTCTTGAAGCCATTTGACCCACAGGGCATCAGGCGTGGCCTCATGTTGTTGTATGAGAGATTGTGGAAACTCTTAGATGTGATTATTGAGCAAAGGATTAAGCACATGGCCTATGGAGTAGATAGATATGGGGATTCCTTGGATGTTCTACTTGATCATACTAAAGAAAATGGCCCGCTGGAGCTTAATTATCAAAGTATTAGTGTCTTGCTCATG GATGTTCAGCATGCCAAAAAAGTTGCTTCTCTTGCTACAAGAGTCTCTACCAGAAAGGTTGGGCTTTTCCTGTCAATTCGAAGTGAAAACCACGCAATGCAAGAGCACAAAGAGTCACGAGCCACCACACCAATACCCAAAGAAGTTCTTGCTGCCAGAAGAGTATCGTCAAAGttaattttgatgtaa
- the LOC105157005 gene encoding uncharacterized protein LOC105157005 codes for MEDIIKGGPWLFQGQSTVLQRWELGIALRKHKHTQVPVWIQLRHLPAEFWMPDGFSVVAGGVGKLLYPDAIMKACTRLDFTRLCVMLDVTSKLPKQMVILMPTEDGGKVPCRVDVKCEWLPLKYCT; via the coding sequence ATGGAGGACATCATTAAGGGAGGGccatggttgttccaaggacaGTCTACCGTCCTCCAGCGTTGGGAACTGGGAATAGCACTCAGGAAACATAAACATACTCAAGTGCCAGTGTGGATTCAATTGAGGCATCTACCTGCGGAATTCTGGATGCCAGATGGATTTAGTGTTGTAGCCGGTGGAGTGGGGAAGCTGTTATACCCTGATGCTATCATGaaagcatgcacgagactagATTTCACTCGTTTATGTGTGATGCTTGATGTTACTTCTAAACTACCGAAGCAAATGGTGATTTTAATGCCTACTGAAGATGGGGGCAAAGTGCCTTGTAGGGTGGACGTTAAATGTGAATGGCTACCTCTGAAATATTGCACATGA